A genomic stretch from Ooceraea biroi isolate clonal line C1 chromosome 3, Obir_v5.4, whole genome shotgun sequence includes:
- the LOC105284403 gene encoding COMM domain-containing protein 10 translates to MASWISITPKLERGLNIVTRMDSSKFRLLVNRICQSLQSSIDTKVFSEEEEEKLLVSLDLTKDELILLLDTITSIYTQAACNVVKPSVMETVLKDNFKTDDEKVSIFTNAWMTYGKGIVENLRQKSIFPTQVKDINWCLNVQSSSSTIAKDARPVALLQLGLTGDTKSTLTVEFDEKQLTDLYHNLEKIQAQLDALK, encoded by the exons ATGGCTTCGTGGATCAGCATAACTCCCAA ATTGGAGCGAGGCTTGAACATAGTGACTCGCATGGACAGCAGCAAATTCCGACTCCTCGTCAATCGTATATGCCAGAGCCTGCAGTCCAGTATCGACACGAAGGTGTTCagcgaagaggaggaagaaaaattgcTGGTTTCTTTGGACCTGACGAAGGATGAATTAATCCTACTGCTAGACACCATTACATCGATCTACACGCAAGCTGCGTGTAACGTTGTAAAACCATCCGTCATGGAAACAGTTTTGAAGGACAATTTCAAGACGGACGATGAGAAAGTGTCGATTTTTACAAACGCGTGGATGACTTACGGAAAGGGCATTGTAGAGAATCTAAGACAAAAGTCTATCTTTCCTACGCAG GTAAAAGACATCAACTGGTGCCTGAATGTTCAGTCGTCGTCCTCCACAATTGCCAAAGATGCACGCCCCGTAGCATTGCTTCAGTTAGGTCTGACTGGTGATACGAAGTCTACGTTAACGGTGGAGTTCGACGAGAAGCAGTTAACGGATCTCTATCACAATTTAGAGAAAATTCAAGCTCAGTTAGATGCGCTTAAGTAA